The following nucleotide sequence is from Zea mays cultivar B73 chromosome 1, Zm-B73-REFERENCE-NAM-5.0, whole genome shotgun sequence.
TTGAGGTGAATACGAGAGTATCTAAATAAAGTCTGACTTGGACCAAATAAATGACGCTCGCTAGCTAGCTCCTTTTAAGACATGGGAGGAGCATGAGCAACTACCGACTCCTCCAGCTTATCTGCTTGAGTGGAAGACTGCATGCTTGTTGCTAGCTGCATCAAGAGCATCCAGACATATCGATCGAGCTCCTACTCCTGGCGGTGGCGGGAAATATAATATTGTATACTATACGTCCACAGCCACAGTTTCTTGGTAGAAAGATCGGCAGATCATGGTAGTCAAGGAGTTCGGAAGAGAAGTAGTAATGAGCATGGACAAGGTGAAGAGGGGTGGAGAAGCGCTCATGGCcgccggagccggagccggagatGAAGAGAAAGATGACGCGGTGCTCCCTGGGTTCCGGTTCCACCCGACCGACGAGGAGCTCGTCACGTTCTACCTCCGCCGGAAGGTGGCCAGGAAGCCGCTCAGCATGGAGATCATCAAGGAGATGGACATCTACAAGCATGATCCATGGGACCTCCCTAGTGAGTAGCTAGTGTTCTATCTATATATCTCAGACTGCAAAGAACATATATATATGTAAAAAGAATCAAAGAGTAGTAGATTGTATATTACTGATGCTGATCACTGTATTGATCTTCAGAGGCGAGCACGGCTGCTGGTGGCGAAAAGGAGTGGTACTTCTTCTGCCTGAGAGGAAGGAAGTACCGGAACAGCATCAGGCCCAACAGGGTCACCGGCTCCGGCTTCTGGAAGGCCACCGGCATCGACCGGCATATCTACCCTGCCACCGCGAACCCCGTCGAGTCCGTGTCCGTCGGGCTCAAGAAGTCCCTCGTGTACTACCGCGGCAGCGCCGGCAAGGGCACCAAGACCGACTGGATGATGCACGAGTTCCGCctcccgccggccgccgcctcgcccTCGCCAACGCCGACGAGCATGCAAGAAGCTGTAAGCGAAATCCATTCCACGCTAACTTCAATTCCACCAATCCAGTTCACAGTTTCACCACACGACAGCATGCATTTCCGACATGAATGCATGGCATGCAGATTGCAGTTCCACTTCCACCAAAGAGAATTTGTTGGCTTCCACCAAATAAAGATAATGTTCTGGAAAAAAAATGCAGGAGGTGTGGACCATCTGCAGGATCTTCAAGAGGAACATCGCCTACAAGAGGCAGCCGCAGCTGCCGGCGTGGAGGCAGCAGCAGCAGTCCAGCTCCAACACGGGGAGCTTCGAgtccgacggcggcggcggcggggacgAGTACATGAACCGCTGCCTGCCGGTgccggccacggccacggccaccgCTCATCAGATCGGCGGCATGCTGAACGGAGGAGGCGTCGTCAGTGCCactggcagcagcagcagcagtttcttCAGGGACAGGGAGAGCGTGCACGGCGGCCAGCAATTCCACTTCCACGAGCAGTGGCTGAGCCGCTTCCCCGCCGCGCCAGCAGTCGAGCAGAAGCCGCAGCTCCTGGACCCGTCGGCGATGGCCATCGCGTTCCATCAGAACGACGACCAGAGCGTCGCcaccgctgccgctgccgctgcgaGCGAGTGCTGCAAGGACGGGTACTACTGGGACGAGATCGCGAGGTTCATGGAGGTCAACGATCCAACGGTGCTTCACGACTGTAGATACGCTTGATCGGTAGCAAGTTCAGGCAGATCGTAGACAGACACCCAGACCCAGGTTAGGTGACCAAGGGATGATGCAAGCATGAGAGACTGGCAATTTTGCGCACCCTTTTGTGTCTATTTTCCTGATCGAATGTATTGTATACAGGACGTTGTTGTGACCAAAATAAAC
It contains:
- the LOC100280103 gene encoding uncharacterized LOC100280103, yielding MVVKEFGREVVMSMDKVKRGGEALMAAGAGAGDEEKDDAVLPGFRFHPTDEELVTFYLRRKVARKPLSMEIIKEMDIYKHDPWDLPKASTAAGGEKEWYFFCLRGRKYRNSIRPNRVTGSGFWKATGIDRHIYPATANPVESVSVGLKKSLVYYRGSAGKGTKTDWMMHEFRLPPAAASPSPTPTSMQEAEVWTICRIFKRNIAYKRQPQLPAWRQQQQSSSNTGSFESDGGGGGDEYMNRCLPVPATATATAHQIGGMLNGGGVVSATGSSSSSFFRDRESVHGGQQFHFHEQWLSRFPAAPAVEQKPQLLDPSAMAIAFHQNDDQSVATAAAAAASECCKDGYYWDEIARFMEVNDPTVLHDCRYA
- the LOC100280103 gene encoding uncharacterized isoform X1, with amino-acid sequence MVVKEFGREVVMSMDKVKRGGEALMAAGAGAGDEEKDDAVLPGFRFHPTDEELVTFYLRRKVARKPLSMEIIKEMDIYKHDPWDLPKASTAAGGEKEWYFFCLRGRKYRNSIRPNRVTGSGFWKATGIDRHIYPATANPVESVSVGLKKSLVYYRGSAGKGTKTDWMMHEFRLPPAAASPSPTPTSMQEAVSEIHSTLTSIPPIQFTVSPHDSMHFRHECMACRLQFHFHQREFVGFHQIKIMFWKKNAGGVDHLQDLQEEHRLQEAAAAAGVEAAAAVQLQHGELRVRRRRRRGRVHEPLPAGAGHGHGHRSSDRRHAERRRRRQCHWQQQQQFLQGQGERARRPAIPLPRAVAEPLPRRASSRAEAAAPGPVGDGHRVPSERRPERRHRCRCRCERVLQGRVLLGRDREVHGGQRSNGASRL